The Klebsiella electrica genome contains the following window.
AATATATTGCCTCATTCTTTGCCGTTGGATTATTTAGGTACACTGCACGTGCTCGTTCTCTCTCCGCTGCCACTCTGGCCCGGTTCAGGTTGGGTTGAGGCGGCAACGGGTACGAATTAACTGACGTGGTTCTGAAATTACCCTCAGCCAGTTGTGGCAACCCGGCCGCAGCCGGCTTTGCATCACTGCGTTCCTCCTTCAGCTTCGCTTTTTCATTTGCCTGCTCCATCGTCATACAGGTATCCGACGTCGTGGCATTACATTGAAATTCAGTCTCTGTGCCCGCGCACCCGGTTAAGAGCAAAGCGCTGCCCAGAGGAATTAACAGCATTAATTCCTTCATAATATTTCTCGCTATTTATCGGTTTTTTTTTTCAGGTTCATCCTGAGCTGGGTATTTTCCTTAATCGCCCGAACTAGCCATTATTTTCCCCCTGCGGCGCTGCGCCCGGAGAGAACTCACGCGGATCAAGTTTGCCCAGCTTCTTCAGCATCTCGTCAGTATTGAATCCGTTCATACCGCCGCCTGACTGATGATGTGCATCAGCCTGCTGTGCCGGCTCCGCCTCCTGATTCTGAGCCTGCTGTTGCCCGTTCTTTTCCGCTTCCAGTTCTTCAATCGTTTTCAGCTGGAATCCATCCTGGAACACGACGGTCACTTCGTTGCCGGCACCAATCGGAATGACCGGGTGATACTGCTCGGCCCTTTTGATG
Protein-coding sequences here:
- the traV gene encoding type IV conjugative transfer system lipoprotein TraV — protein: MKELMLLIPLGSALLLTGCAGTETEFQCNATTSDTCMTMEQANEKAKLKEERSDAKPAAAGLPQLAEGNFRTTSVNSYPLPPQPNLNRARVAAERERARAVYLNNPTAKNEAIYFETEKRLQSLPVVKMSLPVVASTFTSPSTPPGNYPRPLRKGEETTSLWIAPYVDSDDVYHQPATVLFVVKPSAWGQPRLN